TTTATAAAAGGATAACTTTTGTCATCTTTAAGTAAAATATTATAGCGCGGTTGATATTTTTTAATTAAATTCAGCTCAAGCAACAATGATTCCGTTTCACTTGAGGTCACGATATATTCAAAATCAACAATCTCTCGAACTAAACGCGTCGTCTTCGTATCATGTGCCCCTGTAAAATACGACCGCACACGATTTCGTAGCTTTTTCGCTTTCCCAACATAAATCACTTGGTTTTGCCGATCTTTCATTAAATAACAACCCGGCTCCATTGGTAACACGCCTAATTTTTGTTTAATTCGACTTTGGGTCTCCTCCATGCATCATTCACCTTCTTTACATCTCCTACCTAAAACAGCCTCATCTTCAAACAATATCCTCACCGTTTTAAACAACGAAAAGGAGTGAAACGAACGTCATCGCAATGCTTCAATGACTGTTTCACTCCCGCTACGTTGATTCACTTCATATTGACAAGCACGCGGAATCACTTATCACCGACTGCGCTTTCCATTTAATAAAATAACTGTAATTTGATATTCTAACTTTTAAAATTCATTTATTTTAATAAAAGTGAATATGAGATTATACGTGTTTATCTAATACTTGTGCTAAGTTTTCTTTTGGTTGGAATCCAACAACTTTGTCTACGGGTTGACCGTCTTTAAATACGATTAATGTTGGAATACTCATTACTTCAAATTTTGCTGCTGTTGCTTGGTTTTGGTCAACATCTAATTTTAAAATATCAGCTTTACCTTCATAGTCACTTGCTAAGTCTTCTAATACAGGTGCAATCATTTTACATGGGCCACACCAAGTTGCCCAAAAGTCTACTAACTTAACACCTGATTGAATTTGTTCGTCAAAATTGGAATCTTTCACTTCTATTATTGCCATAGGAAGTTTCCTCCTTAAATATCGTGTGATGTTAAAATTATAACAAATTGTATACCTGATTTCATTATCATTGCTCAATTATTTCAATGTTGCGACTGTGACGCCAAATCCACCTTCACTTGGCATGCCACCTCTGAACGCCGCCACGCTTTTATGACGTTTCAAATGTTGTTGCACGCCTTTTTGTAATGCACCCGTCCCTTTACCGTGAATAATATACACATCTTCATAGTTACTGAGCACGGCTTGATCGAGATACTGATCGAGCGCCACCATCGCTTCATCATAACGATAGCCTCTTAAATCTAGTTCCATTTTTACAGTAGAACGATTCGTACGTGTGACCACTTTTTTCGGTTGCTCTTTAGCCTTTTCTTTTTTCTCAAGGTCACTTAATGGTAATTTCATTTTAATAATACCCATTTGAACGACCGCTTCTTCATCACTCAAGACTTCAAGCACTTCTCCTTTTTGACCGTAAGAAAGCACTTTGACTTCGTCGCCAGCTTTAATTTCATCCCATTTTTGCTTTTGCACGTTTTGTTTAATGGATTTTGCTTCATATTGATCTTCTAGGCGTTTACGTTGATCAATGAGCTCGTGTTCCTTCACTTCTACACCTTTTTGATCACGCATGTCACGTAATGATTTCAAAATATCATCCGCTTCCTCCATCGCTGCTTTGACACGTTGATTTGCTTTATCTTTCGCTTCTTCAATTAAACGAGATTCCATATTTTGATACTGTTCATATGCACGTGATAAGTCGTTATGAATTTGTGAAGCTTCACGCACCAGTCGATCAAGTTCAATACGCTGATCATCCACACGTTTCGCATTTTTTTCAAGCGACGCAATCATTTCATTAATTTCTTGTTCATCTTGACCGATCATAGATTTTGCATGGTTAATGATTTTCAAACCGAGGCCTAAACGTTTCGAAATATCAAATGCGTTTGAACGTCCTGGCACACCCATTAAAAGCTTGTAAGTCGGGCTTAACGTATCCACATCGAATTCCACACTTGCGTTCATGACACCTTCGCGATTGTAACTGTACGCTTTCAACTCAGGATAGTGCGTCGTTGCCATAACAAGCGCGCCCATACCATGCACGTGATCTAAAATACTCATCGCGAGTGCCGCACCTTCACTTGGATCAGTCCCAGCACCGAGCTCATCAAATAAAATCAAGCTCTTGTCATTGGCTTCTTCTAAAATATTTACAATCGTTTTCATATGAGAAGAAAAGGTAGACAATGATTGTTCAATCGACTGTTCGTCACCAATATCACAAAAGACGTTATCAAACACGCTTAACTGACTGCCATCCAACGTTGGAATTAACAAACCAGACTGTGCCATTAGAATAATTAAACCTAACGTTTTTAATGTCACTGTTTTACCACCTGTATTCGGACCGGTAATAATAACAGTTTGAATAGACGACTCAAATTCAATCGTATTCGCAACAACGGTGTCTCGGTCTAGTAATGGATGAAATGCTTTTGGCAAATACACTTGGCGTTGTTCTGAAAATGTCGGCTTTGTCCCTTTAATTTTAGCCGCATAACGCGCTTTCCCAATTAGAAAATCTAAATGTCCCATCACTTGTTCAGAAATCAGACACGCTTCTGCTTCTTCTGCTACTTCGGCCGTTAACTCAGCAAGTATGCGTTGGACTTCCGTTGCTTCCTCACTACGTAAACGACTGATTTGATTGTTCAACTCGACGACTGCAGAAGGTTCGATATAGAGTGTTTGGCCTGAAGCTGACTGATCATGCACAATCCCGTTAAAATCTTGGCGATATTCTGCACGCACAGGAATCACATTACGCTCATTTCTCACTGTCACAATCGCATCGGATAACTTTTTCTGATTACTTGTGGACTTCACCATACGATCTAATTGCGCACGGACACGTTGATTCGTTTTAGCAATCCGACTGCGAATCGACTGCAACTCCATACTTGCAGAATCGAATAAGTCTTGTGTATCACACTTTTGATGAATCGATTGGTATAAATGCGTCAAGACAGGTAACTGCTGCATCTGCCCATCTAAAATCTCATAATTGACCGTTTCTTCATCTTCAACAAGTTGGTTATAAAATGTTTTAAACTGGTTTTGAACTTGAATTAACGTTTTAATCGCATTCAGTTCTTGTACGTTCAATGTCCCACCAATTTGCGAACGCTTAATATATGGTTGCACGCGTGACAAACCGCTCATACTTGGCAAACGATATTGATTATAGATTTGGGAAATTTCATCTACTTCATTCATTTGATGGACGACCGTCTCATAATCAGACGATGGCGCTAATTGTTTTACTTTTTCAATCGCTAAATCACTGATGACCTCTTGCTCAATCAATGACTTCACTTTATTAAACTCCAATATTTCTAACGTTTTTTGTTTCATCCAATCCCTCAATTTCTATACAACAGATTTGGGTTGCGTAATAAATTGTTTAAATGCTTCTCGAGACATCGCATTCACCACGTCTTCTTTTTTGACGAAGCCTTTTTGTGCTGTAGCGATACCGTAATTCATAAAGTTGAGATGGTCCACATGGTGCGCATCTGTATTAATCGTTACTTTCAAACCTGGATTTTGTCGTAACACTTCCGCGCTTAAATCTAAACGTTTTGGGTTCGCATTAATTTCAAGCACGGTCCCTGTTTCGCGACAGAGCTCAATTAACTTTGTCATATTCGGCGCATAACCATCACGACGCCCAATAATACGACCAGTCGGATGTGCAATATGACGCACATATGGATTGCGACAAGCGGCTTCTAATCGCTTCATAATCTCATCTTCCGATTGATTGAAACTTTGATGAATCGCCGCAATGACATAATCGAGTTGAGCGAGCACTTCATCATCGTAATCTAGACGACCATCAGGCAAAATATCCATTTCTGTACCTGAATAAATGTCGATTTCAGAGTATTCTTCATTTAACTTTTTAATCTCTTCATTTTGTTTCAATAAACGGTCCACAGACAAACCATTCGCCACACGTAAACTTTGTGAGTGGTCCGTAATACACATAAATTGATAGCCCTTTTCGATATTCGCTTCTACCATTTCTCTTAATGAAAACGCGCCATCACTCGCAGTCGTATGCATATGAATATCACCATTAATATCATCGAGTGTCACAATTTCTGATAAATCTTTATCAAATTCTGTACCGTCTTCACGCATACTTGGCGCCATCCATTTCACACCAAAATGTTCATAAATCGCAGCTTCACTATCGAATTGCAACAAAGCGCCATCCGGTTGTTCGATGCCGTATTCACTGACTTTTTCGTTCGTTTGTTTCGCAATTTGACGAATTCGAATGTTATGGTCTTTAGAACCTGTAAAATGTTGCAACGTATGGTAAAAAGCAGCAGGTTCAATTAAGCGAAAGTCTACACCAATCGTTTCGTCATCAAAGGCCAGTTCCAGAGATACTTTCGTTTTCCCTACAGCAACCTCTTCCACTTTTTCAGGAATCGCTAACAATTGTTGTTGAACTTCAAGCGGATCATTCGTACTAATAATATAGTCTAAATCTTTACTCATTTCTTTCTTACGACGAAAACTGCCCGCCACTTCAAAACGTTCAATCGCTTCTATCGACTGTAGATGCTTTGTAATCAGTGCATTTAATCCTTTCATCGTGTCAATCGGATAGGCTTCTTTTTTCGCACCCAACTCACGAACGGCTTCTAAATATTTTTCTTCAGTTTTCTTACCAAAACCGTCTAATGCACTTATTTCTTGGTTTTCAGCCGCTTTTTGAAATGAATCTTTATCCGTAATATTAAGTTCTTGATAAAGTCGTGCAATCCGTTTACTACCGAGCCCTTTAATTTTCAATAATGGAATTAAACCACTCGGCACTTCTTCTTTTAAAGCATTCAGTGTAGGTGATTCGCCTGTTTCTAAATATGTGTTGATGACTTCGCCTACACCTTTACCGATATTTTTCAATTCTGTCACATCATCAATTTGATCCATTGTGCGTTCATCTGCTTCTAAACTTTGGACAGCTTTACGATATGCAGAGACTTTGAACGCATTTTCTCCCTTTAACTCCATATAAGTCGCGATTTCTTCTAATAAACGAATAACATCTTTCTTAGTCATCTCATCACCTCATTAAAAAAGAGGGTGAAACCATGTGACAACACATATCAGTCTCAGCCTCGTTCGTCTGTTTTATTTCAAATTCAATGTAAATTCTGATAAAAATGGAATGCCGTTAATAAACCATTGAGCTACTTGTGATTGTGCAAGTGCATATTGTATCATCTCATGCGGATACAATGCTGTGACATAACAAGTAAAATGGATGAAAATGATACCTGAACAACAAGCAAGACATGCGCCTATTATTCTACTGGACCATCCGAGGCGTTGCAATGCAAACACACCATTAAAGCTGCCAATCGCAAAATACAGCATCGTTTTTACAATCAACACGAGCAATAGGAATACGATAACATAATTGAACCGCATCTCTGGTTGCGCGATGTTCATAGCAAATTGGGTATCAAATGCGACAGTTCGTGGATAAGGAATAAACAACCTAAAATAATGACTGAGTGGTTGATAAAATTGAGCTGCAACCCATAAAGAAAAATATGTACTCCCCAAATGTAACACACTGACTTTCCAACCTCTATGAAATCCTGTCATTGCAAAAAACAGCAAGACGATTATAATAAATAGTAGATACACATTAGTGTCCTCTATGTTTTAAACGTTGAATTTCTTCTCGTAGCAGTGCATTTTCTTCTTCTAATAATACGAGTTCATGCATCACATTGACCGCAGTTAGTACAGCTTTGCGCACAGAATCCAGTCCTGCGTTTCTACGTCCCAACTCTCGAATTTTACCATCTACTAAGTCAGCGACATAACGAATGCGTTCAGGATCGTCTTCCCCTAAAATCGTATAGTTTTGATCATTAATCGTTACATTGATTCGGTTTTTAAACTCACCCATCTTCACTCACCTAGCCTTATTATCTTTTTGATTGATCATGGTACATTATACACGAGTTAGGCTTATTTGTGTATCATTCATTGTTCCCGTCTTATTGAATATATGTTACGATTCTAAAGTAAAAAAAGAATTGGAGTGATCAAATGTCCCATATTGTTAAAAAGCTCGATTCGAATGAAATTGAGCAACTCATACAACGACTTCAAGTTGACACACAAAACCTTCCGACTGGCATGCGTGCACGGGCGAAATATGAAGGGGTCACGATCAGTATTTACAATTCACAAAAAGTCATGTTTCAAGGTAAAAATGCAGAAACGCTCTGGCACAAATTGATTGGCCACTCTGAAAGCAAGTCCCTTGTGAAATCGATATCGAAAAAGAAGCAAGCAACGTCGACACATCGAATTCGTTACAATGCACATAGTTGTATCGGCAGTGATGAAGCAGGTAGCGGTGATTATTTCGGACCATTAACTGTATGTGCGTGTTACGTTTCTGCACAGCATGTTCCTATATTGAAAGAATTAGGTGTAGATGATTCCAAACGTTTAACTGATAAAAAAATTGTTGCCTTGGCTGAGCAACTCGTTACATTTTTACCTCATTCTTTGCTCGTATTGGATAACCCGAAATATAATGAGCGCAAACAATTAGGCTGGTCACAAGTTAAAATGAAGGCTGTTTTACATAATGAATGTATTAAAAATGTGTTAAAAAAAGTGGATGCAACTGAAGTAGATTATATTGTCATTGACCAGTTTGCGAAACAAGAGATTTATGAACATTATGCGTTAGGTGCGATTCCGGAACGTCAGAAAACGCAATTTGAGACGAAGGGTGAGTCAAAATCTTTGGCAATTGCGGCGGCGAGTATCATTTCACGGTATGCATTTGTGAAACATATGGATCAGTTGTCGAAGTGTTATCGTATAGAGATTTTAAAAGGGGCAAGTCATAAGGTGGATGTGACTGCGGCAAAGGTGATTGAGAAGTATGGGCTTGAGGTGCTTGATGGGATGAGTAAAAGCCATTTTAGTAATCGAAATAAAGCGTTGGCACTGGTGAATTCAAAGCGTTGACTGGTTTTTGTTTTAGTAACATTTCAAGTAACAATGACGAGCAATCCTTTGGCTGCAGAACTGTGCGGCGCTTTCCTAGGGCTGATCCTTCAACTCAATTCGGCTTGATTGAAATAGGCATTTGTTTGAAGCCGAATTGGATTTTGGGAGCGGTACAGAAATCTCATGTGTAACAAAGATTTCGTCGTACTGCCCCCGCAAGGCTGACTAAACTTCTCAAAAGCGAGCGCATTGAGAAGTCAGACAGCTACTGCGATAAACAGGAACTACTATTAAAGAGTAGAAATCATATTTAGATATTTATTTTATCCCTCAGGAGTCTTGCACTGTTCTTGCAACTTTCGGAGTTTTTCTGTTTGATCGACATGTGGTGGACTTCAAGCTTTTTCACTTTGATTCACTGTGTATTTGCTTTTTTCGGTGACTACTTTCTCGAACAACGCCTTTTGTCATTGAATCCCAACTTCTTAATATTGATGATTCATGTGTTTTTTCTGTTTTTTCAACATGTTGATGACTTTAAGACTTACCTCTTTCATTCACTGTGCATCTGGTTTGCTTTCGAATACTATGGTCATTCATTCACTCTTACGTTTTGATAGACGATTTTTCAATGTTATTCATTTCTGCTTTTGCGTATCAACATTTATACTTTCTTTGCTCGTTTGGACGTTTACATTTTACTTCAAAGTGTCTTTCCATGTATAATAAATCGAAATAATTACGATTTGAGGGATTAAATTGAATTTTACACATGGTTTAACTGAAGCAGAGAATGACTTAAGACTTGAGATGATTCACTATATTTGCGACAACCCAGAAACACCTCTTAAAGTAAAGCCTGAATATCAAACACTCATCGACAAAAATGTTGTGGTTGCTGAAAATGGTGAATTGATTTCTATTTATCCGATTTCACTTAAAACAACGAATAAAAAAGTATACACAAATCAAAATACGTCGCCAGTATTTGCAATGTGTGCGATTGATGCGATAGGTGTGCATTATACGATTCATTCGAATATCACGATTGAGAGTGAAGACGAGTTGATGCACACACCCATCCACCTTGAAATGAAAGACGGACATATCATCAATCGAAATGAACACGACATTTTTGTTTTATACAAAGATGTGCTAAAAAAAGAAAACTGCAATGTTGACTGTTGTCCTTATATTCACTTTTTTACAAGCGAGCAAAATGCCCTAGAATATCTTAAACAAGTTCAATATAAGGGACCTTATCAAATATTAAATTTAGATGAAGCGAATGAAACAGCAAAGGCATTATTTCGATATCAGCCAGTGGAATGTGGCCCCTGTTGTCAATCAACCTAAAATAATGCTGTCCATATTTCTTCCAAAACACAACAACTCAAAAAACACCAAGCAACTTCACTCGTTACTTGGTGTTCCTATTCACATTATTTATCCACGTAATGTTGCGCCTTGTGCTTCTAACGCTGCAAGAATCGCTTCATGAACTTTTGTCACTTGTTCTTCTGTTAATGTATTATTTTCATCTAAGTAAGCTAAACGGATGGCTACTGATTTTTTGCCTGCTTCCATATGCTCACCTTCATAAACATCAAAGACATGGGCATCTTTTAATATTGCACCACCATTTTGATGAATTGTTTGAATAAGGCTTGCGGCACGGACTTCTGACGCTACAACAAGTGCAATGTCACGTGTCACGCCTGGGAATTTCGGAATCGGTTGATAGTTAATATAACCGACTGATTGTTGCATGATTTTTTCGTAATTGAGTTCAAAAACGTACGTACGACCTAAATCATATGTTTTCGCCACAGTTGGATGTAATTCACCTATAAAACCAATTGCTTCACCATTTAATGTCACTGCTGCAGTACGACCTGGGTGAAGACCATCGATTTGCGCTGTTTCATATTCAAAACGTAATGCGAGTTGGTCAGCAATACGTTCAACAATGCCTTTCACAAGATAAAAATCAACCACTTCTTTTTTACCTTGCCATGGATTAGATACATATTCTCCTGTCATGATCCCACTTAAATATTCCACTTGTTCAGGTAACGCTTCACCTTCTTGACCGAAAAAGACATTCCCTAACTCATACAGTGCAATATCTTGATTTTTACGCGCAACGTTATATTGTGTTGCGTCAATCAAATGTGGAATTAAACTTTGACGTAACGTTGAATGGGCCTCACTCATCGGCATTAACAGTTCCACAGTATCGTGCTTGGCAGTAGTAAATGCCGTTGCACGTTCACGATCCACTAATGAATACGTAATTGCTTGTGATAAACCCGCACCTTCTAACGTACGTTTCACGACACGTGTTTTACGTTGACGGTCAGTCAGTGCACCACTTGTTACATCTTCAAATACTGGTAACGTCGATGGAATGTTATCATAACCGTAAATACGGGCAATTTCTTCAATTAAATCCGCTTCAATTGTAATATCGCGACGACGTGATGGGACTTTTACATGAATGTCGTTATTCGTAATTTCTGTGTTAAAGCCGAGTTGTTCAAATACACGTACGATATCTGCTTCCGTCAAATCGAAACCGACTGTACGATTCACTTTATCCGCTGTAATTGTAATATCTGTCACTAATGCACCTAAATCACCATCTGTCACACGTCCGTCTAACACTCGACCTTGAGCCAATGTTTCAAGTAAGTAA
Above is a genomic segment from Staphylococcus delphini containing:
- the trxA gene encoding thioredoxin, with translation MAIIEVKDSNFDEQIQSGVKLVDFWATWCGPCKMIAPVLEDLASDYEGKADILKLDVDQNQATAAKFEVMSIPTLIVFKDGQPVDKVVGFQPKENLAQVLDKHV
- a CDS encoding endonuclease MutS2; this encodes MKQKTLEILEFNKVKSLIEQEVISDLAIEKVKQLAPSSDYETVVHQMNEVDEISQIYNQYRLPSMSGLSRVQPYIKRSQIGGTLNVQELNAIKTLIQVQNQFKTFYNQLVEDEETVNYEILDGQMQQLPVLTHLYQSIHQKCDTQDLFDSASMELQSIRSRIAKTNQRVRAQLDRMVKSTSNQKKLSDAIVTVRNERNVIPVRAEYRQDFNGIVHDQSASGQTLYIEPSAVVELNNQISRLRSEEATEVQRILAELTAEVAEEAEACLISEQVMGHLDFLIGKARYAAKIKGTKPTFSEQRQVYLPKAFHPLLDRDTVVANTIEFESSIQTVIITGPNTGGKTVTLKTLGLIILMAQSGLLIPTLDGSQLSVFDNVFCDIGDEQSIEQSLSTFSSHMKTIVNILEEANDKSLILFDELGAGTDPSEGAALAMSILDHVHGMGALVMATTHYPELKAYSYNREGVMNASVEFDVDTLSPTYKLLMGVPGRSNAFDISKRLGLGLKIINHAKSMIGQDEQEINEMIASLEKNAKRVDDQRIELDRLVREASQIHNDLSRAYEQYQNMESRLIEEAKDKANQRVKAAMEEADDILKSLRDMRDQKGVEVKEHELIDQRKRLEDQYEAKSIKQNVQKQKWDEIKAGDEVKVLSYGQKGEVLEVLSDEEAVVQMGIIKMKLPLSDLEKKEKAKEQPKKVVTRTNRSTVKMELDLRGYRYDEAMVALDQYLDQAVLSNYEDVYIIHGKGTGALQKGVQQHLKRHKSVAAFRGGMPSEGGFGVTVATLK
- the polX gene encoding DNA polymerase/3'-5' exonuclease PolX codes for the protein MTKKDVIRLLEEIATYMELKGENAFKVSAYRKAVQSLEADERTMDQIDDVTELKNIGKGVGEVINTYLETGESPTLNALKEEVPSGLIPLLKIKGLGSKRIARLYQELNITDKDSFQKAAENQEISALDGFGKKTEEKYLEAVRELGAKKEAYPIDTMKGLNALITKHLQSIEAIERFEVAGSFRRKKEMSKDLDYIISTNDPLEVQQQLLAIPEKVEEVAVGKTKVSLELAFDDETIGVDFRLIEPAAFYHTLQHFTGSKDHNIRIRQIAKQTNEKVSEYGIEQPDGALLQFDSEAAIYEHFGVKWMAPSMREDGTEFDKDLSEIVTLDDINGDIHMHTTASDGAFSLREMVEANIEKGYQFMCITDHSQSLRVANGLSVDRLLKQNEEIKKLNEEYSEIDIYSGTEMDILPDGRLDYDDEVLAQLDYVIAAIHQSFNQSEDEIMKRLEAACRNPYVRHIAHPTGRIIGRRDGYAPNMTKLIELCRETGTVLEINANPKRLDLSAEVLRQNPGLKVTINTDAHHVDHLNFMNYGIATAQKGFVKKEDVVNAMSREAFKQFITQPKSVV
- a CDS encoding CvpA family protein; this translates as MYLLFIIIVLLFFAMTGFHRGWKVSVLHLGSTYFSLWVAAQFYQPLSHYFRLFIPYPRTVAFDTQFAMNIAQPEMRFNYVIVFLLLVLIVKTMLYFAIGSFNGVFALQRLGWSSRIIGACLACCSGIIFIHFTCYVTALYPHEMIQYALAQSQVAQWFINGIPFLSEFTLNLK
- the zapA gene encoding cell division protein ZapA → MGEFKNRINVTINDQNYTILGEDDPERIRYVADLVDGKIRELGRRNAGLDSVRKAVLTAVNVMHELVLLEEENALLREEIQRLKHRGH
- the rnhC gene encoding ribonuclease HIII — encoded protein: MSHIVKKLDSNEIEQLIQRLQVDTQNLPTGMRARAKYEGVTISIYNSQKVMFQGKNAETLWHKLIGHSESKSLVKSISKKKQATSTHRIRYNAHSCIGSDEAGSGDYFGPLTVCACYVSAQHVPILKELGVDDSKRLTDKKIVALAEQLVTFLPHSLLVLDNPKYNERKQLGWSQVKMKAVLHNECIKNVLKKVDATEVDYIVIDQFAKQEIYEHYALGAIPERQKTQFETKGESKSLAIAAASIISRYAFVKHMDQLSKCYRIEILKGASHKVDVTAAKVIEKYGLEVLDGMSKSHFSNRNKALALVNSKR
- the merB gene encoding organomercurial lyase; the encoded protein is MNFTHGLTEAENDLRLEMIHYICDNPETPLKVKPEYQTLIDKNVVVAENGELISIYPISLKTTNKKVYTNQNTSPVFAMCAIDAIGVHYTIHSNITIESEDELMHTPIHLEMKDGHIINRNEHDIFVLYKDVLKKENCNVDCCPYIHFFTSEQNALEYLKQVQYKGPYQILNLDEANETAKALFRYQPVECGPCCQST
- the pheT gene encoding phenylalanine--tRNA ligase subunit beta — its product is MLISKEWLETYVELDVSIEALAERITRTGIEVDDIQDFTKEIKNLVVGYVEEIAPHPDADKLNICQVNIGEAAPVQIVCGAPNVGAGQTVIVAKVGGRLPGGIKIKRAKLRGQVSEGMICSLQEIGLPSNVVPKKFEDGIYQFATAIEPGTDALKALYLDDQMMEFDLTPNRADALSMIGTAYEAAALYDKQVRKPESTVTAQAKAAHETLTVKVEDTTQVPYYSARVVEDVQIAPSPEWMQARLMKAGIRPINNVVDISNYVMLEYGQPLHMFDKDHIGSNDIVVRLAHENEKMTTLDDQERELLSSDIVITNGQQPIALGGVMGGDFSEVTPETKNVVVEGAIFNPVAIRHTSRRLNLRSESSSRFEKGIATEFLNEAVDRACYLLETLAQGRVLDGRVTDGDLGALVTDITITADKVNRTVGFDLTEADIVRVFEQLGFNTEITNNDIHVKVPSRRRDITIEADLIEEIARIYGYDNIPSTLPVFEDVTSGALTDRQRKTRVVKRTLEGAGLSQAITYSLVDRERATAFTTAKHDTVELLMPMSEAHSTLRQSLIPHLIDATQYNVARKNQDIALYELGNVFFGQEGEALPEQVEYLSGIMTGEYVSNPWQGKKEVVDFYLVKGIVERIADQLALRFEYETAQIDGLHPGRTAAVTLNGEAIGFIGELHPTVAKTYDLGRTYVFELNYEKIMQQSVGYINYQPIPKFPGVTRDIALVVASEVRAASLIQTIHQNGGAILKDAHVFDVYEGEHMEAGKKSVAIRLAYLDENNTLTEEQVTKVHEAILAALEAQGATLRG